From Bradyrhizobium sp. sBnM-33:
GCACGGTGTAGCAGATATGCTCGAACGGCCTGTCCGGGTCATTGATGGGGGCTGCGAACTCGGCCGGGAAGTTCACCACCGGCGAGACCGGGGAGATCACGTAGTCGAGTTCGTGGAATAGCTTCGCTGCCGCGGCACGGATCGCCATCGTGGCGTTAAAACCCCTGACGACGTCGACACCGGAAAGCTTTGCGCCGGCTTCTGCCCATCTGTGGATGTAAGGCAGCGTCTTGCCGCGCTCCTCGGGCGAAAGCTTCGAGAGATCGTCCCACAACCGAGCCCGCCAGAAGTTATCGAGCCCGTCAAGCATCTCGCGCGTCAGGATGCCGTCGACTTCGGTGACGATCGCGCCAGCGGATTCGAACGCCTTGGCGGCGTTGACGGCTACATCACGCACTTCGTTCTCAAGCGGCTGGCCGGCGCCGGGATCGAGCATCAGGCCGATGCGCAGCTTGCGCGGCGACTTGTCGAGTGTCTTCCAGTGGATGCTGCTGTCAGCCGGCAGACTCATGCCGTCGCGGCGATCCGGCTTCGACAACACGCACATCATGAGCGCGGCGTCATCGACGGTGCGGGTGATGGGACCCGCGACCCGGCCGAGATAGGGTGGATCGATCGGAACGCGCCCGAGGCTCGGCTTCAGCGCGACGAGACCGCACCAACAGGCGGGCAGCCGCACCGAGCCGCCAATATCGGTGCCCAGATGCAGCGGACCGTAGCCGGCCGCGCCCGCTGCGCCAGCGCCGGAAGAAGAGCCGCCCGGGTTTTTGCTGAGGTCCCATGGGTTGCGGGTGAGGGGGTGGAAGCTGGAGAGGCCCGACGACAGCATGCCGTAGTCTGGCATCGTGGTTTTGGAGAAGATGATCGCGCCGGCTTCGCGTAGCCGTGCGGCGGGGGGCGCGTCCTTTTCAGCCGGTACCAGCTTCACGCTGGCGGCGCCGAGCGGAATCGGCTGGCCTTTAGTGGCGATATTGTCCTTGATCGTAACCGGCACGCCGTCGAGCGTGCTCACAGGCTCGCCCCTTTGCCAGCGGTCGGTCGACGCCTTCGCGACCGCGCGCGCGCCGTCGGGATCGAAAAGATAGAGCGCCTTGATGTGCGGCTCCCAGGCCGCGACATGCTCGATCACTTCCTCCAGCACTTCCGAGGGCGAGAACTGCTTGGCGCGATAGCCGGCGATCAGGTCGGTGGCGGAGAGGTCATGCAGCGAGGTGACCTCTTCCTCGGGGGCTGGTTTCTGCATGCTAACCTACCGGGAGCCGGGTTTCGATGATGCGGGCGAACATGCTGGCGCCGATCGGCAGGATCTTGTCGTCGAGCACATAGCCGGGATTGTGCACGGGCACCGAGCCGTCATGGCCGATCCAGAAATAGGCGCCGGGCACCACCTGCATCATGTCGGCGAAATCCTCGCTACCCATCTTTGGCGTCGCGCGCGTGAAGACGTTGGCGGGATCGACGATCGTCTTCGCCACCGCTTCGACCACCCTGGACTGCTCTTCCTCGTTGACGAGGACGCTGAACGTGTCACGGATGTCGACCGTGATCTCGCACTCGAACGTCGCGGCAACGCCGGCGCAGATCTTGCGCATGCGGTCGCGGATCAGCGCGCGCACGCCGTCGTCGAAGGCGCGCACCGTACCGCCGAGCCTGGCCTCGCCGGGGATCACGTTGTTGGCGGATCCGGCATGGATCTGCGTGACCGACAGCACCGCAGACTTCAACGGATCGACGTTGCGGCTGACGATGGTCTGCAGGGCTTGGGCCAGCGTGGTCGCGATCACCACCGCGTCCTTGGATCGCTCCGGCATCGCGCCATGCGCGCCATAGCCCTGGATGGTGATGTCGAAGAAGTCGGCGCCAGCCATCGCCGGCCCCGGCAGGATCGCGATCTCGCCGTGATTGAGATCCGGCGCGTTGTGCAGGCCGTAGACCTCGTCGCAAGGAAATTTTTCGAACAGCCCATCCTTGATCATGGCGCGCGCGCCGCCAAGTCCTTCCTCGGCGGGCTGGAAGATGAAGTGCACGGTGCCGTCAAAATTCTTCGTCTCGGCCAGATAGCGCGCGGTGCCGAGCAGCATCGTGGTGTGA
This genomic window contains:
- a CDS encoding amidase — its product is MQKPAPEEEVTSLHDLSATDLIAGYRAKQFSPSEVLEEVIEHVAAWEPHIKALYLFDPDGARAVAKASTDRWQRGEPVSTLDGVPVTIKDNIATKGQPIPLGAASVKLVPAEKDAPPAARLREAGAIIFSKTTMPDYGMLSSGLSSFHPLTRNPWDLSKNPGGSSSGAGAAGAAGYGPLHLGTDIGGSVRLPACWCGLVALKPSLGRVPIDPPYLGRVAGPITRTVDDAALMMCVLSKPDRRDGMSLPADSSIHWKTLDKSPRKLRIGLMLDPGAGQPLENEVRDVAVNAAKAFESAGAIVTEVDGILTREMLDGLDNFWRARLWDDLSKLSPEERGKTLPYIHRWAEAGAKLSGVDVVRGFNATMAIRAAAAKLFHELDYVISPVSPVVNFPAEFAAPINDPDRPFEHICYTVPWNMSENPALSINGGYDAKGFPIGVQIIGRRFDDLGVLGMAKAFEGLRGPQRPWPTPPK
- a CDS encoding M20 aminoacylase family protein, which encodes MPIIERIGGYAEELTAIRRDLHAHPEIGFEEVRTSGIVAEKLKGWGIEVHRGLGGTGVIGVLKGKGDGGKRIGLRADMDALPMEENTNLKWRSTIPGRFHGCGHDGHTTMLLGTARYLAETKNFDGTVHFIFQPAEEGLGGARAMIKDGLFEKFPCDEVYGLHNAPDLNHGEIAILPGPAMAGADFFDITIQGYGAHGAMPERSKDAVVIATTLAQALQTIVSRNVDPLKSAVLSVTQIHAGSANNVIPGEARLGGTVRAFDDGVRALIRDRMRKICAGVAATFECEITVDIRDTFSVLVNEEEQSRVVEAVAKTIVDPANVFTRATPKMGSEDFADMMQVVPGAYFWIGHDGSVPVHNPGYVLDDKILPIGASMFARIIETRLPVG